A window of the Bacillus solimangrovi genome harbors these coding sequences:
- a CDS encoding TetR/AcrR family transcriptional regulator, producing MKTTANILKSARYLFRDKGYEQTSIEDITEMADIAKSTFFKHFPNKESLLIGIAEEEITDVLQLMDEPHYHSTHTFGKIKLIMTRLLEDSAPYLQLTGRVVFTSIMNQNEQDTPYLKIRNILKQLITEGQENGEIKQAVNQSEIVTLIMGSYYGILFRWLEDDVNVGTTTELSNMLELIFNGITEE from the coding sequence TTGAAGACAACCGCAAATATACTTAAGTCTGCACGTTATTTATTCAGAGATAAAGGCTATGAACAAACGTCTATTGAAGACATTACGGAAATGGCAGATATCGCAAAGAGTACTTTTTTCAAACACTTTCCTAATAAAGAAAGCTTGTTAATCGGCATTGCTGAAGAAGAAATAACAGATGTATTACAGTTAATGGATGAGCCACACTATCACTCCACACATACCTTTGGAAAAATTAAACTCATCATGACACGACTTCTAGAAGATTCTGCCCCCTACTTACAACTTACCGGACGCGTCGTATTCACATCGATCATGAATCAAAACGAGCAAGACACCCCATACTTAAAGATTAGAAATATATTAAAACAATTGATTACAGAAGGTCAGGAAAATGGTGAAATTAAGCAAGCGGTTAATCAAAGTGAAATTGTTACGTTAATCATGGGTAGTTATTATGGCATCTTATTTCGTTGGCTTGAAGACGATGTTAATGTCGGTACGACTACGGAATTAAGTAACATGTTAGAACTGATCTTTAACGGAATTACCGAAGAATAA
- a CDS encoding MFS transporter, giving the protein MLVFGRVLTNFGDSVYTITLMYIAVSIYELGVSSLALFGLVAFLPSLVSFLFGPFIDKFSNKKLLLIALEVLHFLTLIGVLVTVYYQLDYLFLLILHGIFSFANTLIYPTQSSFVPEILNNNKDEISKSVYIMNVTNNITNISSNFIASIILIYISVVGILAVDVFVFFLSILFFLKISNNRITMNNKKVEDTDFKSSIKYSFKYFWSQKEPSRIVVMEGILSGLTTMIMRIIGIYLVIINVGVEYLGVLLAFQRGAEMLGTLISAKINMAYKNFFMVDYLVSGISIIMIVYVENVVAKLILFSLTFLFIGMSGTVYGKMIYEYYEPQHLAKVSTVIYTISSVAIVACMVIPMVYKDIENLILITGIITVLFGLYLLLFEKTNVIAPERALSKNA; this is encoded by the coding sequence ATGTTAGTATTTGGTAGGGTATTAACAAACTTTGGAGATAGCGTTTATACGATAACTCTAATGTATATTGCGGTTTCGATTTACGAGTTAGGTGTTAGTTCTCTTGCTCTGTTTGGTTTAGTTGCTTTTCTCCCATCATTAGTCAGCTTTTTATTTGGACCATTTATTGATAAATTTAGTAATAAAAAGCTATTATTAATTGCACTAGAAGTGTTGCATTTTCTAACACTAATAGGAGTGCTAGTTACCGTATATTATCAACTAGATTATTTATTTTTGTTAATTCTACATGGAATATTTTCGTTTGCTAATACTTTAATTTATCCTACTCAATCAAGCTTTGTCCCTGAAATACTAAATAATAATAAAGATGAAATATCAAAATCCGTTTATATAATGAATGTTACGAATAATATAACCAATATTTCTTCAAATTTTATTGCGAGTATCATCCTTATCTATATTTCAGTTGTAGGGATATTAGCAGTTGATGTTTTTGTATTTTTTCTTTCAATCCTCTTCTTCTTAAAGATTTCTAATAATAGAATCACAATGAATAATAAGAAAGTGGAAGATACAGATTTTAAATCAAGCATCAAATATTCATTTAAATACTTTTGGAGTCAAAAAGAACCTTCTAGAATTGTTGTAATGGAAGGAATATTAAGTGGTTTAACGACTATGATCATGAGAATTATAGGCATATACTTAGTAATCATTAACGTTGGCGTCGAATACCTAGGAGTTTTACTAGCCTTCCAGAGAGGGGCGGAAATGCTAGGTACTTTAATTTCTGCAAAGATAAACATGGCATATAAGAATTTTTTTATGGTAGATTATCTGGTGTCAGGAATATCAATTATTATGATTGTATATGTTGAAAATGTTGTAGCTAAATTAATCTTGTTCTCATTAACTTTTTTGTTTATAGGAATGTCAGGTACCGTGTACGGAAAGATGATTTACGAATACTATGAACCTCAACATTTAGCAAAAGTATCGACTGTTATTTATACGATTTCTTCAGTTGCAATTGTTGCTTGCATGGTTATCCCAATGGTTTATAAGGACATAGAAAATCTTATATTAATAACTGGGATTATTACAGTTCTATTTGGATTATACTTATTGCTGTTCGAGAAGACTAACGTCATAGCCCCTGAAAGAGCTCTGTCAAAAAATGCATAG
- a CDS encoding aspartate aminotransferase family protein, giving the protein METKGFAISTWHDTKDIYNKLDQLMQQPMRPIKRNAMQQYLDYFDNKCRKSKEMITEAKQYIPGGVQHNLAFNYPYPLVMNKAEGAYLWDIDGNKYIDFLQSGGPIILGNNYEPVREKVIDLLNDCGPVTGLFHEYEYKIAKLINKHMPAVEMFRMLGSGTEAVMAAIRIARLATGKKKVIKIGGAYHGWSDQMVYGLKIPGTGRFEAHGIPRASTRHTQEVKPNNLGALRRQLQRNKLMGGTASVIVEPVGPESGTRPIYKDYNREVRKLCDEFDTLLIFDEVVTGFRMGLGGAQGYFDVKPDLTVFGKVIAGGYPAAGGIGGRRELIERLAAGLESGKKRAYVGGTLAANPLSALAGYYTILEIEKTNACKIAGKAGDRLTNGLNELIAKYKLPFVAYNQGSICHLETAAAMFVKLGLNIFSALDEIKKRKHMMEEMGAAYMAEGIVSLAGSRLYTSLADTDDVIDDALERFERVFQNIEGVGV; this is encoded by the coding sequence TTGGAAACGAAAGGATTTGCAATTTCAACTTGGCACGATACAAAAGACATCTATAATAAGCTTGATCAGTTAATGCAACAGCCAATGCGACCCATTAAACGCAACGCCATGCAGCAATACCTCGATTATTTTGATAACAAATGTCGTAAATCAAAAGAAATGATCACAGAAGCAAAACAATATATTCCCGGGGGTGTACAGCATAACTTAGCCTTTAATTACCCGTACCCTCTTGTCATGAACAAGGCTGAAGGTGCGTACTTGTGGGATATTGATGGGAACAAGTATATCGACTTCCTTCAATCTGGCGGACCGATTATATTAGGCAACAATTACGAGCCAGTTCGAGAAAAAGTAATTGACTTGTTAAATGATTGCGGGCCAGTTACTGGATTATTTCACGAATATGAATACAAGATTGCTAAATTAATTAATAAACATATGCCTGCTGTTGAAATGTTTCGCATGCTCGGCAGTGGTACAGAAGCTGTCATGGCTGCAATTCGAATTGCACGACTCGCAACAGGCAAGAAGAAGGTCATCAAAATTGGTGGTGCATATCACGGTTGGAGTGACCAAATGGTTTACGGGTTAAAAATTCCTGGAACAGGTAGATTTGAAGCACACGGAATTCCACGAGCGAGCACGAGACATACACAAGAAGTAAAACCGAATAACTTAGGTGCATTACGCAGGCAATTGCAAAGAAATAAGCTCATGGGTGGAACAGCTAGTGTGATCGTTGAACCAGTTGGACCAGAGAGTGGCACAAGACCAATTTACAAAGATTATAATCGTGAAGTTCGAAAGCTCTGTGATGAATTTGACACACTGCTTATATTTGATGAAGTTGTAACAGGGTTTCGGATGGGATTAGGCGGTGCTCAAGGTTATTTCGATGTGAAACCTGACTTAACAGTATTTGGAAAGGTGATAGCTGGTGGTTATCCAGCCGCAGGTGGTATTGGTGGTCGCAGAGAATTAATCGAACGACTTGCCGCTGGTTTGGAAAGTGGAAAAAAACGAGCGTATGTCGGTGGAACACTCGCCGCAAATCCGTTAAGTGCACTCGCAGGCTACTATACGATATTAGAAATCGAGAAAACAAATGCTTGTAAAATTGCTGGAAAAGCTGGTGATCGATTAACGAACGGACTGAATGAACTAATCGCTAAATATAAGCTCCCATTCGTTGCCTATAACCAAGGTTCAATTTGCCACCTCGAAACAGCTGCTGCAATGTTTGTAAAACTAGGACTTAATATCTTTAGTGCTCTTGATGAAATAAAAAAGCGAAAACATATGATGGAGGAAATGGGTGCTGCTTATATGGCGGAGGGTATCGTCTCGCTTGCAGGAAGCAGACTATATACGAGCTTAGCAGATACTGATGATGTCATTGATGATGCACTTGAACGTTTTGAGCGAGTTTTTCAGAATATTGAAGGTGTGGGAGTTTGA
- a CDS encoding HesA/MoeB/ThiF family protein: MDEIRLKKTLQPVERDGKIYFGVGQPGLERTIDSSEENKRFLRFLNKEIDKENLNLSQSAIDEKMSFFERNGLLTTNNYQKEYRYSRNLNFFEWMDTTDNIDPQKHQDRLSEATILVVGLGGIGANVCEILVRLGVSKLIILDNDVVDESNLTRQGTYFEEDIGRLKVNVVEKYLRKINSKIEIEKVNTFLETKEDLRSVFDTYQFDLSICCADIPKIIIDSWFDELSIEYNRPFVAGSYASTVINTFCMHPEKTITSSQLYGERGATREQLLDDISFPTSVIAPVTFMAAGLIAYQVQSVITGLNYKEQAVQIDIFNWKVYEYDLSKK, translated from the coding sequence ATGGACGAAATAAGATTGAAAAAGACCCTTCAGCCTGTGGAGAGAGATGGGAAAATTTATTTTGGGGTTGGACAACCTGGTTTAGAAAGAACGATTGACAGTAGTGAAGAAAATAAGAGATTTCTAAGGTTTTTAAATAAGGAAATCGATAAAGAAAATTTAAATTTATCACAATCAGCAATAGATGAAAAAATGTCTTTTTTTGAACGGAATGGTCTATTAACTACGAATAATTATCAGAAAGAGTATAGGTATTCTCGAAATCTTAATTTCTTTGAATGGATGGATACAACAGATAATATTGATCCACAAAAACATCAAGATCGATTATCAGAGGCAACTATATTAGTTGTTGGGCTTGGCGGAATAGGAGCCAATGTATGTGAGATTTTAGTTAGGTTAGGTGTATCTAAGTTAATAATTTTAGATAATGATGTGGTAGATGAATCGAACTTAACAAGGCAAGGTACATACTTTGAAGAGGATATTGGAAGGTTGAAGGTTAATGTTGTCGAGAAATATTTAAGGAAAATAAACTCGAAAATTGAGATTGAAAAAGTTAATACTTTTCTTGAGACAAAAGAAGATTTAAGATCGGTCTTTGACACTTATCAATTTGATTTATCAATCTGTTGTGCAGATATACCTAAAATAATAATTGATAGTTGGTTTGATGAGTTATCTATAGAATATAACAGACCATTTGTAGCAGGTTCCTATGCTTCCACCGTCATAAACACATTTTGTATGCATCCAGAGAAAACAATAACTAGCTCTCAGTTGTACGGTGAAAGAGGTGCGACAAGAGAACAACTACTTGATGATATTTCGTTTCCTACTAGCGTAATTGCACCTGTGACCTTTATGGCAGCAGGACTTATCGCATATCAAGTGCAATCTGTTATTACTGGATTAAATTATAAAGAACAAGCTGTTCAAATTGATATCTTTAATTGGAAAGTGTATGAATATGATCTTAGCAAAAAATAG